A section of the Leptotrichia sp. HSP-342 genome encodes:
- a CDS encoding phage tail tape measure protein — translation MASGVGVTYELEFVIKDKNAKQWIQSMQKEAERLAKALDKVTLNNFNKQIQHMQKHLQSQGDKLKSQLKTAQDMMKLLGTGKNVKSGLDNVKRETQEAKKKMDELNKAKEAVGKSVKNPLGNVAKGADSAMKRVKGLLNKVRDGALYKAGSFITQAGMEALQEYGQTDYELRGASAKTGGFGTDLKDYRKLTKQVGGATKFNNLDVAQAINAGATLGIKKDEMKEIIPSAANLAQAFNSDITPALEMVKMHMNSYQLSAKEAQKVTDMIAVTSKNTAADLPRLAEGFKYVGASGKALGVPMETVYAMLGKMNDNGLIGSTAGTGLNQMFESMKDFKKRDKLEQLIGKVTDEKGNLQDMTSILERLKGVTDKMGNADKAGVLKTIFGVQGGRAVNTLLNGSIEDLKKLQNEIKNSSGAAEKLSKFMMQGSAGAVETLMGTMSSTFAAVFDSLEPLLVPVAGLFVGIAEAIGMVAEKAPWLLQLVSVLGALVVGELVFQKLKASIGPFITGIKEAIASANSFKMVLYGLLAIGLVVIFNLFKQWQDYLQENADVSKVWESALQSLGTALGAIGDLIMAVIGAIFGFSTKSSDAKDKTKIWGMTADEVKQKLESFKKNVEKFTEKIQEMSKWVEKNKGTVETLGKAFLILAGAMIILKGLIALQAALNGVAMMNPYTWMALLIVGALLIIWAGLTWLYNHVTWFRDGVNAIWDFIKQHWVTILSYLGAFLLGGPIGMALLWLYNNVGWFRDGVNLIWDQIKQHWQVAIGLIAGLLLGGPIGAAIGAFIGWLVECYQKNETFRNIVNGVWNTVKTVVGNAISDMIGKISGLIAAAREAGAAMKALLNGDIGGALDHAGKVVSSYKNAVDTQRMKHNMGGGIPKYGTMATGTDYFPGWRYNNMTTTDEHGDEAIWLPNGSMIARNTTTRDMLGNLKSIKKNTRGGTKETGTVVTNNNHFVFNVTGTDETLQELKRELEKLGIV, via the coding sequence ATGGCTAGCGGAGTAGGAGTTACTTATGAGTTGGAATTTGTAATAAAAGACAAAAATGCAAAGCAATGGATACAGTCTATGCAAAAGGAAGCTGAAAGGCTAGCCAAAGCATTAGATAAAGTTACTTTAAATAATTTTAATAAGCAAATTCAGCATATGCAGAAGCATTTGCAGTCCCAAGGAGATAAATTAAAATCGCAGCTTAAAACAGCACAGGATATGATGAAGTTGCTTGGAACAGGTAAAAATGTAAAAAGCGGACTGGATAATGTCAAGAGAGAGACACAGGAAGCCAAAAAGAAAATGGATGAACTGAACAAGGCAAAGGAAGCAGTCGGAAAATCAGTTAAAAATCCTCTTGGAAATGTTGCAAAAGGTGCTGATAGCGCAATGAAAAGAGTTAAGGGGCTTTTAAATAAAGTTCGTGACGGAGCATTGTACAAAGCAGGAAGTTTTATTACACAAGCTGGAATGGAAGCGTTACAGGAGTACGGACAGACTGATTACGAGTTGCGTGGGGCTTCTGCTAAGACTGGAGGTTTTGGAACTGACTTGAAAGATTACAGGAAACTTACAAAACAAGTTGGTGGAGCAACTAAGTTTAATAATTTAGATGTTGCACAAGCTATAAATGCAGGAGCAACTTTAGGGATAAAAAAAGATGAGATGAAAGAGATTATTCCATCGGCTGCAAATTTAGCACAAGCATTCAATTCGGACATCACGCCAGCACTTGAAATGGTAAAAATGCACATGAATTCTTATCAGTTGTCCGCAAAAGAAGCGCAAAAAGTAACTGATATGATAGCCGTTACATCTAAAAATACTGCGGCAGATTTGCCAAGACTTGCTGAAGGTTTTAAATACGTTGGAGCTTCTGGAAAAGCGTTAGGAGTTCCTATGGAAACAGTTTATGCGATGCTTGGTAAAATGAATGACAACGGATTGATAGGTTCTACTGCGGGTACAGGATTAAATCAAATGTTTGAAAGTATGAAGGATTTTAAAAAACGAGATAAATTAGAACAATTGATTGGTAAGGTTACAGATGAAAAAGGAAACTTGCAGGATATGACTTCTATTTTGGAGCGGTTAAAAGGTGTAACTGACAAAATGGGAAATGCTGATAAGGCTGGAGTGTTGAAAACTATATTTGGAGTGCAAGGTGGTAGAGCAGTAAATACATTGTTAAATGGAAGTATCGAAGACTTAAAAAAACTTCAAAACGAAATAAAAAATAGTAGTGGAGCAGCTGAAAAATTAAGCAAGTTCATGATGCAGGGAAGTGCTGGAGCAGTTGAAACGTTAATGGGAACAATGTCAAGCACGTTTGCGGCGGTATTTGATTCATTAGAGCCTTTATTAGTTCCAGTTGCAGGACTATTTGTGGGAATTGCTGAAGCAATAGGAATGGTTGCTGAAAAAGCCCCTTGGCTGTTGCAATTAGTTTCTGTTTTAGGAGCGTTGGTTGTAGGAGAATTAGTTTTTCAAAAATTAAAGGCAAGTATTGGACCTTTTATAACTGGAATAAAAGAGGCGATTGCAAGTGCGAATTCATTTAAAATGGTTTTATATGGACTTCTTGCTATTGGGCTAGTAGTTATATTTAACCTGTTTAAGCAATGGCAGGATTATTTGCAGGAAAATGCTGATGTAAGCAAAGTCTGGGAATCGGCGTTGCAAAGTCTTGGCACTGCATTAGGAGCAATCGGCGATTTAATAATGGCTGTTATTGGAGCAATATTTGGTTTCAGCACAAAATCAAGCGATGCAAAGGACAAAACTAAAATATGGGGGATGACTGCTGATGAAGTGAAGCAGAAATTGGAATCATTTAAGAAAAATGTAGAAAAATTTACTGAAAAAATACAAGAGATGTCTAAATGGGTAGAGAAAAATAAAGGAACTGTGGAAACTTTGGGGAAAGCATTTTTGATTTTAGCAGGTGCTATGATAATACTTAAAGGATTGATTGCTTTACAGGCTGCATTAAATGGTGTTGCTATGATGAATCCGTATACATGGATGGCTTTATTGATAGTAGGTGCTTTATTGATAATTTGGGCGGGACTTACTTGGCTTTATAATCACGTAACTTGGTTTAGAGATGGAGTGAACGCAATTTGGGATTTTATAAAACAGCATTGGGTAACAATATTAAGTTATTTAGGAGCTTTCTTGTTAGGTGGACCAATCGGAATGGCATTATTGTGGTTATACAACAATGTAGGCTGGTTTAGAGATGGAGTGAATCTTATATGGGATCAAATAAAACAACATTGGCAAGTAGCAATAGGATTGATTGCAGGACTTTTACTGGGTGGACCAATCGGAGCCGCAATAGGTGCGTTTATTGGTTGGCTTGTTGAATGTTATCAAAAAAATGAGACATTCAGAAATATAGTTAATGGAGTTTGGAATACCGTAAAAACTGTGGTCGGAAACGCGATTAGTGATATGATTGGAAAAATAAGCGGATTGATAGCTGCAGCAAGAGAAGCTGGAGCAGCAATGAAAGCTCTCTTGAACGGAGATATTGGTGGAGCATTGGATCATGCAGGAAAAGTTGTTAGTAGTTATAAAAATGCTGTAGATACTCAAAGAATGAAACATAATATGGGTGGAGGTATTCCTAAATACGGTACTATGGCAACAGGAACAGATTATTTTCCTGGTTGGCGTTATAACAATATGACTACTACAGATGAACACGGAGACGAAGCTATTTGGTTGCCAAACGGTTCTATGATTGCCAGAAATACTACAACTCGTGATATGTTAGGAAACTTAAAATCTATTAAGAAAAATACACGTGGCGGCACAAAAGAAACAGGAACAGTTGTTACAAATAATAATCACTTTGTATTCAATGTTACTGGAACTGACGAAACATTGCAGGAATTGAAACGTGAACTTGAAAAATTAGGGATAGTGTAA
- a CDS encoding major capsid protein yields MSMNLTDLLNAKSLNKYYAGVKGTTLVEAMFPAVFSNTFDINTFGSLDGGAVEVLQSSQLDADVMFRDWDLKTTTKGDKQFFREGMKLDEKRRKELLEILNTNNQSIIDNYSIQIFEKFAGAKGFLGSARAIAAYTVSQFLSTAKVTFVDENGGGQTINYRLANKYKETLAGTNIWSAATAKPLEDLERWKEIVEKGGGNVEIALMSKATYNALKKHDTVKALFKNTIVTVTPALIKSTIEDVIGMTILIWDEKIKVGKTTKNVFPDNIVTLIPNGQLGVMEYGPTPTKTDELLGLLGDREVVDIAGTFATVEVVPESKSAGVVNNVNVVIEDLVAPNPSIMNSMFIATVG; encoded by the coding sequence ATGTCAATGAATTTAACAGATTTATTAAACGCAAAAAGTTTAAATAAGTATTATGCAGGAGTAAAAGGAACTACGTTAGTAGAAGCAATGTTTCCAGCTGTATTTTCAAACACTTTTGATATAAATACATTTGGAAGTTTAGACGGTGGAGCAGTTGAAGTATTACAAAGCAGCCAACTAGATGCGGATGTAATGTTTAGAGACTGGGATTTAAAAACAACAACAAAAGGGGATAAGCAGTTTTTTAGAGAAGGTATGAAGCTTGACGAGAAACGTAGAAAAGAATTGTTAGAAATTTTGAATACAAATAATCAATCAATTATCGATAACTATTCAATACAAATCTTTGAAAAATTTGCAGGAGCAAAAGGTTTTTTAGGAAGTGCAAGAGCAATCGCAGCTTACACAGTTTCACAATTTTTATCAACAGCCAAAGTAACGTTTGTTGATGAAAACGGTGGAGGACAGACAATTAATTATAGACTTGCTAATAAATACAAAGAAACGTTGGCAGGAACTAATATTTGGAGTGCCGCAACAGCAAAACCACTTGAAGATTTAGAAAGATGGAAAGAAATAGTTGAAAAAGGTGGAGGAAACGTAGAAATAGCTTTAATGTCAAAAGCTACGTATAATGCACTAAAAAAACACGATACTGTAAAAGCATTATTTAAGAATACTATTGTTACGGTTACTCCAGCACTTATTAAATCTACTATTGAGGATGTAATTGGGATGACAATACTGATTTGGGACGAAAAAATAAAAGTTGGAAAAACAACTAAAAATGTATTTCCAGATAACATTGTAACATTAATTCCAAATGGACAATTAGGAGTTATGGAATACGGACCAACTCCAACAAAAACCGATGAACTGCTTGGGTTGTTAGGAGATAGAGAAGTTGTGGATATAGCAGGAACGTTTGCAACTGTGGAAGTTGTACCTGAATCGAAATCAGCAGGGGTTGTAAATAATGTGAATGTTGTAATCGAAGATTTAGTTGCTCCAAATCCATCAATAATGAATAGTATGTTCATAGCAACAGTTGGGTAG
- a CDS encoding phage baseplate protein, which yields MQVLDFLKTKFAEFEVQKDKLEKLYLKYFGIKPNGFLGTIPLLVLSTDYSQDNEITGYKSYLKDNFNENMFVNPYTLKIEVILHGKEWKDELEKLVKESRKRNYTMFMYTKLNKVYAPLAITSVSYAENYESHTSIKVSINLKEINLLKFTTADGKTTTEAYVPEASTQNKEVTEINLNESMQNEFEIDPRAGDVIE from the coding sequence ATGCAAGTATTAGATTTTTTAAAGACAAAGTTTGCTGAATTTGAAGTTCAGAAAGATAAACTTGAAAAACTGTATTTAAAGTATTTTGGTATTAAGCCTAATGGATTTTTAGGCACTATACCCCTTTTAGTGTTGTCAACTGATTACAGCCAAGATAATGAGATAACAGGGTACAAATCTTATTTAAAAGATAATTTCAATGAAAATATGTTCGTAAATCCTTATACATTAAAAATCGAAGTAATTTTGCATGGTAAAGAATGGAAAGATGAGCTTGAAAAACTTGTTAAAGAATCAAGGAAAAGAAATTACACGATGTTTATGTACACTAAATTAAATAAAGTTTATGCTCCTCTTGCAATCACAAGTGTCAGCTATGCCGAAAATTACGAAAGCCACACAAGCATTAAGGTTTCAATAAATCTGAAAGAAATAAATTTGCTTAAATTTACTACAGCTGACGGAAAAACAACAACGGAAGCATACGTTCCTGAAGCAAGTACACAGAACAAGGAAGTTACAGAAATCAATTTAAATGAATCAATGCAAAATGAATTTGAAATTGATCCTAGAGCAGGAGATGTTATAGAATGA
- a CDS encoding phage protein has product MATKQYNVDNVKIILTAAGIPYAITCRHEDGFEDDPNTESSSSTIASCGQKVVNVSVDESVSITLSLLYGSEEHRTMERLHKLWKANKGLFPMFMVITDTNTNETYIYNGVSFKKKAGLKYANESGTEARAWEFEAESRELVM; this is encoded by the coding sequence ATGGCAACAAAACAATATAATGTGGATAATGTCAAAATCATACTGACTGCCGCAGGAATTCCTTATGCGATTACTTGCAGACATGAAGATGGTTTTGAAGATGATCCGAATACAGAAAGTTCAAGCTCTACGATTGCGAGCTGCGGACAGAAAGTAGTAAATGTATCGGTAGATGAAAGTGTATCTATTACGTTGAGCTTGCTTTATGGAAGCGAGGAACACAGAACAATGGAAAGATTGCACAAACTTTGGAAAGCAAATAAAGGATTATTTCCGATGTTTATGGTAATTACTGATACAAATACAAATGAAACTTACATTTATAACGGCGTTTCGTTTAAGAAAAAGGCTGGGTTAAAGTATGCAAATGAAAGTGGTACTGAAGCTAGGGCTTGGGAGTTTGAAGCAGAGAGCAGAGAACTTGTAATGTAG
- a CDS encoding AbrB/MazE/SpoVT family DNA-binding domain-containing protein, which produces MSKRILKVSYGKSGAGYVNTKLSIPKTILDDMGVSQEEREVELEYNQDKKEIIIRKAK; this is translated from the coding sequence ATGAGCAAAAGAATTTTAAAAGTATCATATGGAAAAAGTGGTGCAGGATATGTAAATACAAAATTATCAATTCCTAAAACAATTTTAGATGATATGGGAGTTAGCCAAGAAGAAAGAGAGGTGGAACTAGAATATAACCAAGATAAAAAAGAAATTATCATAAGAAAAGCAAAATAA
- a CDS encoding Panacea domain-containing protein — MEKIINVAQYIFNEYKRVTGEIIDEMKLQKLLYFSQRETIAILNEPLFNETFEGWKYGPVSREVRTSYTTDGINYETEDIKSESKYIINNVIQEYGALASWKLSALTHKETSWINSRKGLKKEENGRIKIQTEDIREDAKKVRPYDYMWDMYYDEFDDYEAVV; from the coding sequence ATGGAAAAAATAATAAATGTTGCTCAATATATTTTTAATGAATATAAAAGAGTGACAGGAGAAATTATTGATGAAATGAAATTACAGAAGTTGCTGTATTTTTCGCAAAGGGAAACAATTGCTATTTTAAATGAACCTCTTTTTAATGAGACATTTGAAGGCTGGAAGTATGGACCCGTGTCAAGAGAGGTACGAACTTCTTACACAACAGATGGAATAAACTATGAAACAGAAGACATAAAAAGTGAAAGTAAATACATAATAAACAATGTAATTCAAGAATACGGAGCATTAGCATCGTGGAAGTTAAGCGCATTAACACATAAAGAGACTTCTTGGATTAATTCCCGAAAGGGGCTTAAAAAAGAAGAAAACGGAAGGATTAAAATCCAAACTGAAGATATAAGAGAAGACGCAAAGAAAGTAAGACCTTATGACTATATGTGGGATATGTACTACGATGAATTTGATGACTACGAAGCGGTGGTTTGA
- a CDS encoding type II toxin-antitoxin system PemK/MazF family toxin — MVGKIVRCLTQYYDTRLHRNSIKSRPALVLRSPENDDYVVLPISTIPNRINVNPVYDIEIDPSKFPKINLTRLSYIRTHRMVSIPMQQIDTSVIIGDLKSDYEELFLEIAEKVEQFHNEVMEGLLE; from the coding sequence ATGGTAGGAAAAATAGTCAGATGTTTAACTCAATACTACGATACAAGATTACATAGAAATTCAATCAAATCAAGACCTGCTTTAGTATTAAGAAGTCCTGAAAATGATGATTATGTAGTTCTTCCTATTTCAACTATTCCAAACAGAATAAATGTAAATCCAGTATATGATATAGAAATAGATCCATCAAAATTTCCCAAAATAAACTTGACTAGATTATCGTATATTAGGACACATAGAATGGTTTCAATACCAATGCAACAGATAGATACTAGCGTTATAATAGGAGATTTAAAATCAGATTACGAAGAACTATTTTTAGAAATAGCGGAAAAAGTAGAGCAGTTTCATAATGAAGTTATGGAAGGGTTGTTAGAATAG
- a CDS encoding Rha family transcriptional regulator, whose protein sequence is MENIMDLVKVERNENYGLVVSSRVVAKALNRRHSDILESIEKLVESKEYQENGNIRSLIFPNEYRVSNQKRKYKEYLLTKDGFILYMFNIQGHNKFKLAYINEFNRMERLLNQQRLLPMPKSDKVSIPLDKAVHWAKIKEIANKANEVRSDTYRKICKLSQDLAMITNQIDELSGMTFEVENLLDQIEN, encoded by the coding sequence ATGGAAAACATTATGGATTTAGTAAAAGTTGAAAGAAATGAAAATTATGGATTGGTTGTAAGTAGTAGAGTTGTTGCAAAAGCATTAAACAGAAGACATTCAGATATTTTGGAAAGTATTGAAAAGTTGGTTGAAAGTAAGGAATATCAAGAAAACGGAAATATCCGCTCTCTAATTTTCCCTAATGAATACAGGGTTTCTAACCAAAAGAGAAAATATAAAGAATATCTTTTAACAAAAGATGGATTTATCCTTTACATGTTCAATATACAAGGACACAATAAATTCAAACTGGCTTACATAAACGAATTTAACAGAATGGAAAGATTGTTAAATCAACAAAGATTGTTACCGATGCCGAAAAGTGACAAAGTTTCAATACCACTTGATAAAGCAGTTCATTGGGCTAAGATAAAAGAGATTGCAAATAAGGCTAATGAAGTAAGAAGTGATACTTATAGAAAGATATGTAAACTTTCTCAGGACTTGGCAATGATAACAAATCAGATTGACGAGCTTTCTGGAATGACGTTTGAAGTAGAAAATTTACTAGACCAAATTGAAAATTAA